The Anaeromyxobacter sp. Fw109-5 genomic interval CAGCGGCTCGCGGCCGCCGACCACTTCGAGGTCCTCGGCGTGAAGCGCGACGCCGCCCCGGCGCAGGTGAAGGTCGCCTACTTCCGGCTCGCGAAGAGCTATCACCCGGACGCGGTGCCCGCCTCCGTCTCCGCGGAGGTCCGCGGCCTCTGCGCCGACGTGTTCGCCAAGGTGAGCGCCGCCTGGGCCGTGCTCGGCGACGACGCGCAGCGCGCGAAGTACCTGGACGAGCTCGCCTCCGGCGGCGCAGCGGACGTGGACGTGATGCGGATCCTCCAGGCGGAGAACGTGTTCCAGGCGGGCACGGTCCTCGTGCGGGCACGCCGCTACGCGGAGGCGCTCGAGAAGTTCCGCGACGCGGCGGTCCTCAACGAGGACGAGCCGGAGTTCGCGATCTGGCTCGCGTGGTGCGAGTTCCTCGTCGCGAAGGAGCCGCGGGCGCAGCACGCCGCGAGCGCCGCCGCCATCGAGGACGGGCTGCGCCGGAACGCGCGCTGCGCGCCGGGGTACCTGTTCCTCGCCCAGATGGCCAAGATCGTGGGGGACCTCTCCCTCGCGGAGCGCCATCTCCGCCGCGGCCTCGCGGTCGCGCCGGAGCACGTGGACCTCGTCCGCGAGCTCCGCTACCTCAGGAAGTGAGCCGCACATGCCCGCACCGACGAACCCGAAGAAGCGCGCCCTCATGCCCTCGACCCGGCTCCGCAAGACGCTCCGCGCGGCCGGGCACCACCTCTCGCCCGTCGTGCAGGTCGGGAAGGAGGGGGTCACCGAGGCGGTCCTGCGCCAGCTCGACGAGGCGCTCTCCGCGCACGAGCTCGTGAAGGTGAAGATCGGCACGGAGACCCCCGAGGATCGCTTCGAGGCGGCGGACCGGCTCGGCGCGGACAGCGGCGCGCAGGTGGCGCAGATCCTCGGCCGCACGATCCTGGTGTACCGCCGGCACCCGGAGAAGCCGCGCTACGAGGCCCCCACCGCGCGCCCCGCACTGAAGGAGCTGGAGAGCCCCGCGCCCCGCACCCGCGGCAAGGCCCGCCGCTCCCCGGCGCGCGGCGCGAAGGGGCCGGCGCGCGGCGCGAAGCCTGGGCGCGGCGCGAAGGGGGCGGCGCGCGGCGCGAAGCCCGCGCGCGGCGCGGCGCGGACGCGGTCCAGGTAGTCGCGCGAGGCCGTTCGCGTGGGCTCGGACTGAAGCTGGCAGGGAGGGGCCC includes:
- the yhbY gene encoding ribosome assembly RNA-binding protein YhbY; this encodes MPAPTNPKKRALMPSTRLRKTLRAAGHHLSPVVQVGKEGVTEAVLRQLDEALSAHELVKVKIGTETPEDRFEAADRLGADSGAQVAQILGRTILVYRRHPEKPRYEAPTARPALKELESPAPRTRGKARRSPARGAKGPARGAKPGRGAKGAARGAKPARGAARTRSR